In Caproiciproducens sp. NJN-50, the following are encoded in one genomic region:
- a CDS encoding Chromate resistance protein ChrB yields MNQNDWAVVNYTLPREPSRVRVSLWRKLKKIGAVNIQQSMWILPLTDENFSLFNDIKSEVVQNNGEAFVMKSSVDEDGQKNIIKRFNSARNEEYGELLEQCEEFFKEIDKEIARENFTFAEIEENEEELDKLKQWYAKIEARDTFGASLGKTSSATLSKCAEALEKFCDKVYEFTDKT; encoded by the coding sequence ATGAATCAAAACGATTGGGCTGTCGTCAACTATACACTGCCGAGGGAACCCTCGAGGGTTCGCGTCTCTTTATGGCGCAAGCTGAAAAAGATAGGAGCGGTCAATATCCAGCAATCGATGTGGATTCTGCCTCTGACGGATGAGAATTTCAGCCTGTTCAACGATATCAAAAGCGAGGTTGTCCAGAACAACGGCGAGGCGTTCGTCATGAAATCTTCTGTAGACGAAGACGGGCAAAAAAATATTATCAAGCGGTTCAACTCGGCAAGGAATGAGGAATACGGGGAGCTTCTTGAGCAGTGTGAAGAATTTTTCAAGGAGATCGACAAGGAAATTGCCCGGGAAAACTTTACATTTGCGGAGATAGAAGAGAACGAAGAAGAGCTCGATAAATTGAAGCAATGGTACGCGAAAATAGAAGCGAGAGATACTTTCGGAGCTTCCTTGGGGAAAACCTCAAGTGCAACGCTCTCGAAATGCGCCGAAGCACTTGAGAAATTCTGCGATAAGGTATACGAGTTTACCGATAAAACATAG
- a CDS encoding DUF362 domain-containing protein yields MAIVYMTKDISSDGLMRIYRALGRGALGRVAVKISSGEPGGHYFLSPKLIEPLVKAVSGTIVECNTAYGGGRADTKSHLRTMEQHGFKAIAPVDVMDAEGGMNLPISGGKHLKEDVVGSHFAGYDFVVNLAHFKGHAMGGFGGVIKNMSIGIASSTGKSLIHSAGRETVGFGVNTPQDDFLESMAEAAKGVADYLKDRILYIDVMNNLSVDCDCDSHPAKPTMADIGILGSLDPVALDQACVDLVYAAPDGKDLIERIESRHGIHTLEHAEAIGLGSRKYELNAVS; encoded by the coding sequence ATGGCAATCGTTTATATGACAAAGGACATCAGTTCTGATGGGCTGATGAGGATCTACAGGGCTTTGGGCCGCGGGGCTTTGGGCAGAGTCGCCGTGAAAATCTCCAGCGGCGAGCCGGGCGGGCACTATTTCCTTTCACCCAAGCTGATTGAACCGCTGGTGAAAGCAGTAAGCGGCACGATCGTGGAATGCAACACCGCCTACGGCGGAGGCCGCGCGGATACGAAAAGCCACCTCCGCACGATGGAGCAGCACGGCTTTAAGGCTATCGCACCGGTGGACGTGATGGACGCGGAAGGCGGCATGAATCTTCCCATCTCGGGCGGAAAGCACCTCAAGGAGGACGTGGTCGGCTCTCATTTTGCCGGCTACGATTTTGTTGTCAATCTCGCGCACTTCAAAGGGCACGCCATGGGCGGATTCGGCGGCGTCATCAAGAATATGTCCATCGGCATCGCGTCTTCAACGGGGAAAAGCCTGATCCACAGCGCGGGCAGGGAAACGGTGGGATTCGGCGTCAACACGCCGCAGGACGATTTTCTAGAATCGATGGCGGAGGCCGCAAAGGGCGTCGCGGATTATTTGAAGGACCGTATTCTCTACATCGATGTAATGAACAACCTGTCCGTGGACTGTGACTGCGACAGCCATCCGGCGAAACCGACGATGGCGGACATCGGTATTCTGGGTTCGCTCGATCCGGTGGCACTCGACCAGGCCTGCGTGGATCTCGTCTATGCCGCGCCCGACGGCAAAGACCTGATTGAGCGCATAGAGTCCCGGCATGGGATTCACACGTTGGAACATGCGGAAGCAATAGGGCTCGGCAGCAGGAAATACGAGCTGAACGCTGTTAGCTGA
- a CDS encoding PadR family transcriptional regulator, translating into MLKGTLEGCILKVISHKETYGYEISQELQEYGFLNISEGTIYPLLLRLEKNGLITAQYRESPLGPKRKYFSISPAGRKELDAFYSNWRELEDAVNMLFKDGGQKDGQTNERT; encoded by the coding sequence ATGCTGAAAGGGACATTGGAAGGCTGTATCCTCAAAGTTATCAGTCATAAAGAGACTTATGGCTATGAAATTTCTCAGGAGCTGCAAGAATACGGCTTTTTAAATATTTCAGAAGGAACCATTTACCCTCTTTTATTAAGGCTTGAAAAGAATGGACTGATTACAGCACAATACCGGGAATCCCCATTGGGGCCTAAGAGAAAATATTTTTCCATTTCGCCAGCGGGAAGAAAGGAATTGGATGCCTTTTATTCAAATTGGAGGGAGCTAGAAGATGCCGTAAACATGCTATTTAAAGATGGAGGGCAAAAGGATGGACAAACAAACGAAAGAACTTAA
- a CDS encoding folate family ECF transporter S component produces the protein MLKNKIRSIFTPKYWITACSEFRNPRSLVFAGLTISLSTVLSSLYIPVGVNLRITTAFLALALGSMIFGPVVGLSAGLAYDLIGYLLIPATVFFPGYTLSSMLEFFIYGIFLYQCKISVLRVFVCKLIIDFGIHVGLGCLWSSMLYDKGYYYFFVKSLIKNSIMLPLEVVMLVAVLQVFLPVLAHQGVIPKQKSKYIPLI, from the coding sequence ATGTTAAAAAATAAAATTCGCTCAATCTTCACGCCAAAATACTGGATTACCGCTTGTTCCGAGTTTCGAAATCCCCGCTCACTTGTTTTCGCGGGATTGACCATATCTCTCAGTACAGTCCTGAGTTCACTTTATATCCCGGTAGGTGTAAATCTTCGCATTACCACCGCTTTTTTGGCTCTTGCTCTCGGTTCGATGATTTTCGGCCCGGTTGTCGGCTTATCCGCCGGATTAGCATACGATTTAATCGGTTACCTGCTTATCCCCGCCACCGTCTTTTTTCCGGGATATACTTTGTCGTCCATGCTTGAATTCTTTATTTACGGGATATTCCTCTACCAGTGCAAAATTTCTGTGTTACGGGTATTCGTTTGCAAATTGATCATCGATTTTGGCATTCATGTCGGATTAGGATGCCTTTGGAGCAGTATGCTATATGATAAAGGGTACTACTACTTTTTTGTAAAAAGTCTTATAAAAAACTCAATTATGCTCCCTCTTGAAGTTGTAATGCTTGTCGCAGTGCTGCAGGTATTTCTTCCTGTTCTTGCGCATCAAGGCGTCATCCCAAAGCAAAAAAGTAAATACATACCTCTGATTTAA
- a CDS encoding GNAT family N-acetyltransferase, with product MGSCNWRFISIAWVSGAFKGKGYAKQLLSYCIDDAKKQGKSGVCILTSKRKTLFYQKRSLKQSGGSHIKKIASLKPNFGLVEPQFQKESRSDSTCP from the coding sequence TTGGGTTCCTGTAACTGGCGATTTATATCTATTGCCTGGGTATCCGGGGCCTTTAAGGGCAAGGGATATGCAAAGCAACTGCTCAGCTACTGTATTGATGATGCTAAAAAACAAGGGAAATCAGGTGTTTGCATATTAACTTCAAAAAGAAAAACCCTTTTTTATCAGAAAAGAAGTTTGAAACAATCAGGCGGATCGCATATAAAGAAAATAGCTTCGTTGAAACCGAATTTTGGATTGGTAGAGCCACAATTTCAGAAGGAATCCCGGTCGGATTCAACATGTCCTTGA
- a CDS encoding DUF4417 domain-containing protein — MTEENYKYRTSPLFLRDQFKGKGKLQIPVIPKSKVKADDFSDLLLIGFDRMDLNDTKHFNRMVHFFLYDYKFERVWKNPDTDLEKLKRYRAVLSPDFSMYVEMAPVLQIFNTFRNRWCGAYFASKGIRVVPTVSWGDENTFEFCFDGIQKGSTVAVSTYMVSAHDNRQDQKEFFLKGYNEMLRRIEPEKIICYNTPFPEMQGDIVFVDYELSSWKYMNEDPYTPSKYAKYICGEASLPVGSNLIIKSGYVVSGNDEYYNNIIQTGMGSAYGAMWKPNPDKANERILWGPPNTIQKYYVENRKGTNGYWVSVKYDSRGWGIKVRHYTDHNKSWAHTDPHDKIINWNPNNGTPDFSNGDINYPPEEYPNGAPEFKFYKYKGEIPMKLTVNGDAYQFKTLSEFKSSMSRGGDVEFEWKGIDYTISSVWPNGKMKFSAGPSNGMEEDSMVYATVDELLEYKVGGDRLRDIITQAEIIDRTL; from the coding sequence ATGACGGAAGAAAATTATAAGTATCGAACAAGTCCTCTTTTCCTTCGCGATCAGTTCAAAGGGAAAGGGAAACTGCAAATTCCGGTAATTCCGAAATCCAAAGTGAAAGCAGATGATTTTAGTGATTTGCTTCTCATAGGATTTGATAGGATGGATCTTAATGACACAAAGCATTTCAACCGGATGGTTCATTTTTTTCTGTATGACTATAAATTTGAGCGTGTCTGGAAAAATCCCGATACCGATCTGGAAAAGCTGAAACGATATCGTGCGGTGCTTTCTCCCGACTTCAGTATGTATGTCGAAATGGCGCCGGTTCTGCAGATCTTCAACACATTCCGGAATCGCTGGTGTGGTGCCTATTTTGCGTCAAAGGGAATTCGTGTCGTTCCAACCGTAAGTTGGGGTGATGAGAATACATTCGAATTCTGCTTTGATGGAATTCAAAAAGGCTCCACGGTTGCAGTATCCACCTATATGGTGTCGGCGCATGACAACCGCCAGGACCAGAAAGAGTTTTTTCTAAAGGGCTATAACGAGATGCTCCGCCGGATCGAACCGGAGAAAATCATCTGCTACAATACACCATTCCCCGAGATGCAGGGCGATATCGTGTTTGTCGACTATGAACTAAGTTCGTGGAAGTACATGAACGAAGACCCATACACACCATCCAAATATGCGAAATACATCTGCGGCGAAGCGTCCCTTCCGGTAGGGAGTAATCTCATTATTAAAAGCGGATATGTTGTAAGTGGGAATGATGAGTACTATAATAACATTATTCAGACCGGCATGGGTAGCGCCTACGGCGCAATGTGGAAACCAAACCCAGACAAAGCAAACGAAAGAATTTTATGGGGTCCGCCAAATACGATTCAGAAATATTATGTAGAAAACAGAAAAGGAACAAACGGTTACTGGGTATCTGTAAAATACGACAGCAGAGGTTGGGGAATTAAAGTTCGTCATTATACTGACCACAACAAATCGTGGGCGCATACGGACCCTCACGATAAAATTATTAACTGGAATCCGAATAACGGAACGCCGGATTTCTCAAATGGTGATATTAACTATCCGCCGGAAGAATATCCGAACGGAGCACCTGAATTTAAGTTTTACAAATATAAAGGAGAAATCCCTATGAAATTGACAGTTAACGGAGACGCCTATCAGTTCAAAACGCTGAGTGAATTCAAAAGCAGTATGTCAAGAGGCGGGGATGTGGAGTTTGAGTGGAAAGGAATTGACTACACCATCAGTTCAGTCTGGCCGAACGGAAAAATGAAATTTTCGGCTGGACCGAGTAACGGTATGGAAGAAGACAGTATGGTTTACGCTACCGTGGATGAACTTCTGGAATATAAAGTCGGCGGCGACAGGCTGCGGGATATTATTACGCAGGCGGAAATTATCGACAGGACATTATAA
- a CDS encoding SIR2 family protein produces the protein MPDKIVIVTGAGFSAPAKLPIQNKIIDAMLAPEKRSILDIKAEPQSIKFLRAFIEVGLYLLYSYGDSYDIYHKSYINILEAKTRFEAINNFLGKWGEITTLKGTDAELATKEMHSLLFERPEYIVDLNDYFKNLEILKEQIRQKLVDIHLNVSLEDVFTSFDKAIILKEHNNKYTYLDMDSVRHSILRLFTYYFGKKTMEHSFKHPAYQRVISFVSQNLDNITIVSTNWDTLWEGYLNKSGINYNLCLNDKYYKFDSKKEERVSRDKSVKLIKLHGSINWFRCLDCGGLSIIEKQPYGKYLFDDSSSEECLICKKSSKGNSVLIQPEIITPTMIKSIDNQLYRNLWKSASFALMNADKIIFIGYSFPLADYEFRMLLQKNISENAEIDVVLHYTDNPQRIAKRDQHLKYLLPEERYLDVFKRNNPHFYYNGFENYFNRNI, from the coding sequence ATGCCAGATAAAATTGTTATTGTTACTGGAGCTGGTTTCTCAGCCCCAGCAAAATTGCCAATACAAAATAAAATCATCGATGCAATGTTGGCTCCAGAAAAACGGTCTATTCTTGATATAAAGGCAGAGCCTCAAAGTATTAAGTTTTTACGAGCTTTCATTGAAGTAGGATTATATCTTTTATACTCTTATGGGGACTCTTACGATATATATCATAAGAGCTATATCAACATTCTGGAAGCAAAAACTCGGTTTGAAGCAATTAATAATTTTCTCGGAAAGTGGGGCGAAATTACAACACTAAAGGGTACAGATGCTGAATTGGCTACGAAAGAAATGCATTCATTACTTTTTGAGAGGCCAGAATACATCGTAGATTTAAACGATTATTTTAAAAATTTGGAAATATTAAAAGAACAAATACGGCAAAAACTTGTTGATATTCATCTTAACGTAAGTTTGGAAGATGTATTTACATCTTTTGATAAAGCCATTATTTTAAAGGAGCATAATAATAAGTATACCTATTTAGATATGGATAGCGTTCGGCATTCAATTTTACGTCTATTTACATATTATTTTGGGAAAAAAACAATGGAACATTCTTTTAAACACCCTGCATACCAAAGAGTAATAAGCTTTGTATCTCAAAATTTAGATAATATAACTATAGTTTCAACAAATTGGGATACGCTTTGGGAAGGCTATTTAAATAAAAGTGGGATAAATTATAATTTGTGCTTGAATGACAAATACTACAAATTTGATTCAAAAAAGGAAGAGAGAGTTTCACGAGATAAGTCCGTAAAACTAATTAAGCTGCATGGTTCCATTAACTGGTTCAGATGCTTAGATTGCGGAGGGCTCTCTATAATTGAGAAACAACCATATGGGAAATATTTGTTTGATGATTCATCCTCTGAAGAATGTTTGATATGCAAGAAATCCTCTAAAGGAAATTCTGTGTTAATTCAGCCAGAAATAATAACTCCTACCATGATAAAATCTATTGATAATCAACTCTATAGAAATTTATGGAAATCCGCAAGCTTCGCACTAATGAATGCAGATAAAATAATATTTATTGGCTATTCATTTCCTTTAGCCGACTATGAATTTCGAATGTTACTACAGAAGAACATTTCTGAAAATGCAGAAATTGATGTGGTTTTACACTATACTGATAATCCTCAGAGAATAGCAAAGCGAGATCAACATTTAAAATATCTGTTACCCGAGGAAAGATATTTAGATGTTTTCAAACGAAATAATCCACACTTTTATTACAATGGATTTGAGAATTACTTTAATAGAAATATTTAA
- a CDS encoding DUF4368 domain-containing protein — protein MDLAFCGLFLPSCCTCYFNSPHCETCGKSMQARYEKVGRMDINRVTKEKREPIDKSYYICQTYNRLGKNACTSHKIEARDLYNLVLADIQKHARKALQDSDAFYTQLTKKLEQKQNVDEVSLKKELNALTARNQEIDQLFMSLYEDKSKGILTEHRFVVMTEQLEQEQTQGKTRTQEIMETLSRVDDRSKDVRTFIEEIGQYAAVEELDEAIVHRLIDKIVIGQIHVENGEKVQRVKIVYNFVGEIKKETT, from the coding sequence ATGGATTTGGCTTTTTGTGGACTCTTTCTACCCTCCTGTTGCACTTGCTATTTTAATTCACCTCATTGCGAAACCTGCGGGAAATCCATGCAGGCGCGGTATGAAAAGGTGGGCCGTATGGATATTAACCGCGTCACCAAGGAAAAGCGGGAGCCAATCGACAAGTCCTATTACATTTGCCAAACCTATAACCGGTTGGGGAAAAACGCCTGTACCAGCCATAAGATTGAAGCTCGCGACCTATATAACCTTGTATTAGCCGATATTCAGAAACATGCCCGGAAAGCCTTGCAGGATTCAGATGCTTTCTATACCCAACTCACCAAAAAGCTGGAACAGAAACAAAACGTCGATGAAGTGTCGCTCAAGAAAGAGCTGAACGCCTTGACAGCGCGTAATCAGGAAATTGATCAGCTGTTCATGAGCCTCTATGAAGATAAATCCAAGGGCATTCTAACGGAGCATCGCTTTGTCGTGATGACAGAGCAACTTGAGCAGGAGCAAACACAGGGCAAGACTCGAACACAGGAAATCATGGAAACACTCAGCCGCGTCGATGATCGTAGCAAGGATGTTCGGACTTTTATTGAGGAAATCGGCCAGTACGCAGCCGTTGAAGAATTGGACGAAGCGATTGTTCACCGTCTGATTGACAAAATCGTGATAGGTCAAATCCATGTTGAGAACGGCGAAAAAGTCCAACGGGTCAAAATCGTGTATAATTTCGTCGGTGAAATTAAAAAGGAAACGACATGA
- a CDS encoding IS30 family transposase yields MDYHHLTPKERALIAQLWNNGISMRQLARRLQRDPGTISREIKRNRSGQKYLSVPARARYLERRMECRRKRLYQNPRLTAYISEKLELSWSPEQIAGRIRLDYPDDRDMKISHSSIYRSLRADLLPRSVQLTMKLRHYGRQHGETRGYKAGAREIRERSKEALRRKRLGDWEADTIGFGQAKRAYLLNVTDRKSRYCCLAVLRNIRREEVMRGFEFFFEGGKVPLRTVTSDRGIEFNCHREFESRFEALYYYTRPASPWQKPTVENTNGLIRQFFPRGTRFTELTPEAVAFVMERLNDRPRKCLNWKTPAEVISSYLLHFT; encoded by the coding sequence ATGGACTACCACCATCTTACACCAAAAGAGCGCGCATTGATAGCCCAATTGTGGAATAACGGGATCAGTATGAGGCAGCTTGCACGCAGGTTGCAAAGGGATCCGGGCACAATCAGCCGGGAGATCAAGAGGAACCGTTCGGGACAAAAATATCTTAGCGTTCCGGCACGGGCCCGGTACCTTGAACGGCGAATGGAATGCCGCCGGAAGAGGCTGTATCAAAACCCACGTCTGACAGCTTACATATCCGAAAAGCTTGAATTGTCATGGTCGCCCGAACAAATTGCCGGAAGAATCCGGTTAGACTATCCGGATGACCGGGACATGAAAATCTCGCACAGCAGCATATATCGGTCGCTACGCGCGGACTTGCTGCCACGTTCCGTACAACTTACGATGAAACTGCGTCACTATGGCCGTCAGCATGGAGAAACTCGTGGGTACAAGGCCGGGGCGCGGGAAATCCGGGAGAGAAGCAAAGAAGCTCTACGCAGAAAGAGACTTGGAGACTGGGAAGCTGACACGATCGGGTTCGGACAAGCAAAACGCGCTTATTTGCTGAATGTGACCGACCGAAAAAGTCGATACTGCTGCCTGGCCGTCCTGCGCAACATCAGACGGGAAGAAGTCATGCGGGGCTTTGAGTTCTTCTTTGAAGGCGGAAAGGTTCCGCTCCGCACGGTAACGTCGGATCGAGGGATCGAATTCAACTGCCACCGTGAATTTGAGAGCCGCTTTGAAGCGTTGTATTATTACACTCGCCCAGCCTCTCCGTGGCAGAAGCCAACTGTGGAAAATACGAACGGATTGATTCGTCAGTTTTTCCCCAGAGGAACCCGTTTTACAGAACTTACCCCAGAAGCCGTGGCATTTGTCATGGAGCGTCTCAACGACCGCCCGCGTAAATGTTTGAATTGGAAAACTCCTGCTGAAGTCATTTCTTCTTATCTGTTGCACTTCACTTGA
- the mobQ gene encoding MobQ family relaxase translates to MAIYHCSIKIIKRSQGRSAVAAAAYRSGQKLTNEWDSITHDYTKKGGVVYSEILLPAHAPPEFSDRSTLWNSVEQIEKSRNAQLAREIEIALPAELNRDMQIKLVRAYVRDTFIASGMCADFSIHDKGNGNPHAHIMLILRPLTERGEWGAKCRKKYDLDARGQRIPLPSGGFKSHRVDTTDWNDPGKAEVWRAAWADTCNRTLEQIGKPERIDHRSYVRQGVQKIPTVHMGVATTQMEYRGIFTEKGTVNREIAAQNRLLKEIKARITRLYNWSKQQAAKPKQKPSIWEQFQQAQDTIRPATRYGKVKALKESSALFNFLQENNISSMQELHAKVTAMQTEYYGVRGEIAATARQTDGLNKRLSMWKQYTDNKPVRQRLVSLKPQAREKFQDAHSVELALYDAAIRYLDDLKVSGEKLMPKHWQTEVERLTAQSNALYQQMKAMRTDIQAIEKIRKTADELARPEKSRDRGCNHER, encoded by the coding sequence ATGGCAATCTACCATTGCAGCATCAAAATCATCAAGCGAAGCCAAGGCCGAAGTGCCGTTGCCGCCGCCGCTTACCGCAGCGGGCAAAAGCTCACAAACGAGTGGGACAGCATCACCCATGATTATACGAAAAAAGGCGGCGTAGTCTATTCGGAAATTCTTCTTCCTGCCCATGCCCCACCCGAATTTTCCGACCGTTCCACCCTCTGGAACAGCGTGGAGCAGATCGAAAAAAGCCGCAACGCCCAGCTTGCCCGTGAAATCGAAATTGCCCTGCCAGCAGAGCTTAACCGGGATATGCAAATCAAACTTGTTCGCGCCTATGTCCGGGATACTTTTATAGCTTCCGGCATGTGTGCGGATTTTTCTATTCACGATAAAGGCAACGGGAACCCGCACGCGCATATCATGCTCATCCTGCGCCCGCTGACTGAGCGCGGCGAATGGGGCGCGAAGTGCCGGAAGAAATATGACCTTGATGCGCGCGGTCAGCGTATTCCACTTCCCAGTGGCGGTTTCAAAAGCCACCGGGTTGATACTACTGATTGGAACGATCCGGGCAAAGCCGAAGTGTGGCGGGCAGCTTGGGCTGATACCTGTAACCGCACGTTGGAGCAGATCGGCAAGCCGGAGCGAATCGACCACCGCAGCTATGTCCGTCAGGGCGTACAGAAGATTCCTACCGTTCATATGGGCGTCGCGACCACGCAGATGGAGTACCGGGGGATTTTCACTGAAAAAGGCACCGTCAATCGGGAAATTGCCGCACAGAACCGGCTGCTCAAAGAAATCAAGGCACGTATCACCCGCCTTTACAACTGGTCGAAGCAACAGGCAGCCAAGCCGAAACAAAAACCGAGCATTTGGGAGCAGTTTCAGCAGGCGCAGGACACAATTAGACCGGCTACCCGGTACGGCAAGGTCAAAGCCCTCAAAGAGAGCTCTGCTTTGTTCAACTTTTTACAGGAAAACAACATTTCTTCCATGCAGGAGCTTCACGCGAAAGTGACTGCCATGCAAACGGAATATTATGGTGTGCGCGGCGAGATTGCTGCCACTGCCCGCCAGACCGACGGATTGAATAAGCGGCTTTCCATGTGGAAACAGTACACCGACAACAAACCGGTTCGTCAGCGGCTTGTCTCCCTGAAACCGCAAGCTCGTGAAAAATTTCAGGACGCGCACAGTGTTGAACTTGCATTGTATGATGCTGCCATACGGTATTTGGATGATCTGAAAGTGTCTGGTGAAAAGCTTATGCCGAAGCATTGGCAGACCGAAGTGGAACGCCTAACTGCCCAAAGCAACGCCCTGTATCAACAAATGAAAGCCATGCGAACGGATATTCAGGCTATAGAGAAAATCCGCAAGACTGCCGACGAGCTTGCCCGGCCGGAGAAGTCCAGAGATCGGGGATGCAATCATGAGCGATAA
- a CDS encoding DUF3847 domain-containing protein, with protein sequence MPSSQEPEAVREKIRQLENRQKILLNRKTDSKRKERTHRLIERGAILESIFPEIVPMTGEQVKAFLQGKRDSHKGSG encoded by the coding sequence ATGCCATCGTCACAGGAGCCGGAAGCTGTGCGGGAGAAAATCCGCCAGCTTGAAAACCGGCAGAAAATTTTGCTGAACCGGAAGACCGATTCGAAGCGCAAAGAACGAACTCACCGCCTCATTGAGCGTGGAGCAATTCTGGAAAGCATCTTTCCCGAAATCGTCCCCATGACAGGCGAACAGGTCAAAGCGTTTCTTCAAGGAAAACGAGATTCCCACAAAGGCAGCGGATAG
- a CDS encoding RNA polymerase sigma factor, which produces MPTINLRKYYPLLTEDHFIEVSDEVAEAILLATRQENNYRQRTYRHKAYYSLDRGDGIENSILHTEPSPEEILMQKVSMQQLYEALDHLPPIQARRVYAHYILGMKKVDIARAEGVNSSGVCDSVRKGVKNLRHYFEKKKWME; this is translated from the coding sequence ATGCCTACAATCAATCTGCGCAAGTATTACCCGCTCCTTACAGAAGATCATTTTATTGAAGTTAGCGACGAGGTTGCTGAAGCCATTCTTTTAGCTACTCGTCAGGAAAACAATTACCGTCAAAGAACATATCGACACAAAGCCTACTATTCTCTGGATCGCGGCGACGGCATTGAAAACAGCATTCTTCACACGGAGCCGTCGCCCGAAGAAATCCTTATGCAAAAAGTTTCAATGCAACAGCTTTATGAAGCTCTTGACCACCTGCCGCCCATTCAGGCGCGGCGCGTGTACGCTCATTACATACTTGGCATGAAGAAAGTGGATATTGCCCGCGCCGAAGGCGTAAACAGCAGCGGCGTATGCGATTCCGTGAGAAAAGGCGTGAAAAATCTCAGGCACTATTTTGAAAAAAAGAAATGGATGGAGTGA
- a CDS encoding RNA polymerase sigma factor, with product MEVSIKISGQAVPVEVTVEICEYLDQAEHKVENLAHEQRRHWDRREFDEYIVAREGCCYSETPEQWLCRKETLQEIMSVLESCTKIQRQRFLLFAMHGLSYSAIGKLCNCSKSAVQDSIEAVRNKCRNFFAYPPYGKEFSG from the coding sequence ATGGAGGTATCTATCAAAATCAGCGGACAAGCCGTGCCCGTTGAAGTTACCGTTGAGATCTGTGAATATCTTGACCAAGCCGAGCATAAGGTCGAAAATCTTGCCCATGAACAGCGCCGTCATTGGGACAGGCGGGAATTCGATGAATACATAGTCGCACGTGAGGGATGCTGTTATTCCGAAACGCCGGAGCAGTGGCTCTGCCGAAAAGAAACCTTGCAGGAAATCATGTCAGTGTTGGAAAGCTGCACAAAGATTCAGCGACAGCGGTTTCTTCTCTTTGCGATGCATGGACTAAGCTATTCAGCGATTGGAAAACTCTGCAATTGTTCCAAATCTGCCGTTCAGGACAGCATTGAAGCAGTACGCAATAAATGCAGGAATTTTTTTGCGTACCCACCGTACGGAAAGGAATTTTCAGGCTAA